One genomic region from Arthrobacter sp. YN encodes:
- the gndA gene encoding NADP-dependent phosphogluconate dehydrogenase — MSAHIGVTGLAVMGANLARNLARNGFTVALHNRSVEKTDALLEKHGTDGDFIRTETLQELVDSLEKPRRVLIMVKAGAPVDNVIEQLEPLLEAGDIIIDAGNSHYEDTRRREAALAKKDLHFVGVGVSGGEEGALNGPSIMPGGSRESYDALGPLLEKISAKVDGEPCCAWIGTDGAGHFVKMVHNGIEYADMQVIGEAFDLLRSGAGIEPAEQSKIFAEWNKGDLSSFLIEISAEVLGHVDAKTGKPFVDVVVDAAGQKGTGRWTVISALELGSPVSGIAESVFARALSSQTEQRKLGQELLAGEEASVEIPETFVEDVRQALYASKLVSYAQGLDMLTSAAKEYGWDLKLDEIASLWRAGCIIRAELLKDITKAYAAEEKPANLLFAPAFTKAIAEALPAWRRVVATAVQLGIPVPVFSSSLAYYDGLRRKRVAAALIQGQRDLFGAHTYGRVDTEGTFHTLWGEDKSEISAVDTH, encoded by the coding sequence ATGTCAGCACACATCGGTGTCACCGGCCTTGCGGTGATGGGCGCCAACCTGGCCCGCAACCTCGCCCGCAACGGCTTCACCGTGGCTCTCCACAACCGCTCCGTGGAAAAGACTGACGCCCTGCTCGAAAAGCACGGCACGGACGGCGACTTCATCCGCACGGAAACGCTGCAGGAACTCGTCGATTCCCTCGAAAAGCCCCGCCGCGTCCTCATCATGGTCAAGGCAGGCGCTCCCGTTGACAACGTGATCGAGCAGCTCGAACCGCTGCTCGAAGCCGGTGACATCATCATCGACGCCGGCAACTCGCACTACGAGGACACCCGCCGCCGCGAAGCCGCGCTGGCAAAGAAGGACCTCCACTTCGTCGGCGTCGGTGTATCCGGTGGCGAAGAAGGCGCCCTGAACGGCCCGTCCATCATGCCCGGCGGCTCCCGCGAGTCCTATGACGCCCTCGGCCCGCTGCTGGAGAAGATTTCCGCCAAGGTCGACGGCGAACCCTGCTGCGCCTGGATTGGCACCGACGGCGCCGGCCACTTCGTCAAGATGGTCCACAACGGCATTGAATACGCCGACATGCAGGTTATCGGTGAAGCATTCGATCTCCTCCGCTCCGGTGCCGGCATCGAGCCCGCCGAACAGTCCAAGATCTTCGCAGAATGGAACAAGGGCGATCTGTCCTCCTTCCTGATCGAAATTTCCGCTGAGGTCCTGGGACACGTTGACGCCAAGACGGGCAAGCCGTTCGTGGACGTCGTCGTCGATGCTGCCGGCCAAAAGGGCACGGGCCGCTGGACGGTCATCTCCGCCTTGGAACTCGGCTCCCCGGTCTCCGGCATCGCCGAGTCCGTTTTCGCCCGCGCACTGTCCTCCCAGACCGAGCAGCGCAAGCTTGGCCAGGAACTGCTCGCCGGCGAAGAAGCGTCCGTGGAAATCCCCGAGACCTTCGTCGAGGACGTCCGCCAGGCACTGTACGCCTCCAAGCTGGTCTCCTACGCCCAGGGCCTGGACATGCTGACCTCCGCAGCCAAGGAGTACGGCTGGGACCTGAAGCTGGATGAGATCGCTTCGCTCTGGCGTGCAGGCTGCATCATCCGTGCAGAACTGCTCAAGGACATCACCAAGGCCTACGCCGCGGAAGAGAAGCCCGCCAACCTGCTGTTCGCGCCGGCGTTCACCAAGGCCATCGCCGAGGCACTCCCGGCGTGGCGCCGGGTGGTAGCCACCGCAGTCCAGTTGGGCATCCCGGTACCGGTGTTCTCCTCCTCGCTGGCCTACTACGACGGCCTGCGCCGCAAGCGCGTTGCCGCTGCCCTGATCCAGGGCCAGCGCGACCTCTTCGGAGCACACACCTACGGCCGAGTGGACACCGAGGGCACGTTCCACACACTGTGGGGCGAAGACAAGTCCGAGATCTCGGCGGTCGACACCCACTAG
- the cysK gene encoding cysteine synthase A: MARIYDDVTQLVGRTPLVRLNRLTEGLDATVAVKLEFYNPANSVKDRIGVAIIDAAEKSGALKPGGTIVEGTSGNTGIALALVGAARGYKVILTMPETMSTERRVMLRAYGAEIVLTPGSEGMRGAVEKAQEIVANTENSIWAQQFANEANPAIHRTTTAEEVWEDTDGEVDIFVAGVGTGGTITGVGQVLKERKPGVQIVAIEPKDSAILNGGAPGPHKIQGIGANFVPEILDTNVYDEVLDATLEDSVRVARELGAREGILGGISSGAIVWGALELAKRPENAGKLIVAVVCDFGERYISTVLFDDIRG; this comes from the coding sequence ATGGCTAGGATCTACGACGACGTCACGCAGCTGGTCGGCCGCACACCGCTGGTCCGCTTGAACCGGCTTACCGAAGGCCTTGACGCCACGGTTGCCGTCAAGCTTGAGTTCTACAACCCGGCCAACAGCGTCAAGGACCGCATCGGTGTGGCCATCATTGACGCTGCCGAGAAGTCCGGCGCGTTGAAGCCCGGCGGAACCATCGTTGAAGGTACCTCCGGCAACACCGGCATCGCTCTGGCCCTGGTGGGCGCAGCCCGCGGCTACAAGGTCATCCTGACCATGCCGGAGACCATGTCTACCGAGCGCCGCGTCATGCTGCGCGCCTACGGTGCCGAAATCGTCCTCACGCCCGGATCCGAAGGCATGCGCGGCGCCGTGGAGAAGGCCCAGGAAATCGTCGCCAACACGGAAAACTCCATTTGGGCGCAGCAGTTCGCCAATGAGGCCAACCCGGCGATCCACCGCACCACCACTGCCGAGGAAGTCTGGGAAGACACCGACGGTGAAGTGGACATCTTTGTTGCAGGTGTGGGCACCGGCGGCACCATCACCGGCGTCGGGCAGGTCCTTAAGGAACGCAAGCCGGGCGTGCAGATCGTAGCCATCGAGCCCAAGGACTCCGCGATCCTGAACGGTGGCGCTCCGGGCCCCCACAAGATCCAGGGAATCGGCGCCAACTTTGTTCCGGAAATCCTGGACACCAACGTTTATGACGAAGTCCTGGACGCCACGCTGGAAGATTCCGTCCGCGTTGCCCGTGAACTCGGCGCCCGTGAAGGCATCCTCGGTGGCATCTCCTCCGGTGCCATCGTGTGGGGCGCCCTGGAGCTGGCCAAGCGTCCTGAGAACGCCGGCAAGTTGATTGTCGCCGTTGTCTGCGACTTTGGAGAGCGTTACATCTCCACTGTGCTGTTCGACGACATCCGCGGCTGA
- a CDS encoding FadR/GntR family transcriptional regulator: MSTSLHHRAVEHLGTRIVGGALPTGHVMLAEHLEDELKVSRSVVREAVRVLQSLGLVETIKRVGIRVLPAHRWNPFDPLVIRWRLAGEGRGAQLRSLAELRSAVEPVAAELAAGNAPESLRQELVGISLAMKEAGDAGDMARFLDLDIRFHALVLSGSGNEMFANLIGQVTETLTGRTVHGLMPEHPQKQALQWHMDVAHAIDAGDGSLARDAAAKIMRQTIAELAPSWDDQPRVFVPVSKN; encoded by the coding sequence ATGTCAACCAGCCTCCACCACCGCGCCGTTGAGCATTTGGGAACCCGGATTGTGGGTGGCGCCCTGCCAACCGGACATGTGATGTTGGCGGAGCACTTGGAAGACGAACTCAAGGTGTCCCGCTCGGTAGTCCGGGAAGCTGTGCGCGTCCTGCAGTCGCTGGGCCTCGTGGAGACCATCAAGCGGGTGGGCATTCGGGTCCTTCCCGCACACCGGTGGAATCCTTTCGATCCCTTGGTGATTCGTTGGCGGCTTGCAGGCGAAGGGCGTGGCGCCCAGTTGCGATCGCTCGCAGAACTGCGTTCCGCCGTCGAGCCCGTTGCTGCTGAACTTGCCGCAGGCAATGCACCGGAAAGCCTCCGCCAGGAGCTGGTGGGTATCTCCTTGGCCATGAAGGAAGCCGGCGACGCCGGCGATATGGCCAGGTTCCTGGACCTCGACATCCGTTTCCACGCCCTGGTGCTGTCCGGCTCGGGCAATGAAATGTTCGCCAACCTCATTGGCCAGGTCACCGAGACACTCACTGGACGTACGGTGCACGGACTCATGCCTGAACACCCCCAGAAACAGGCGTTGCAGTGGCACATGGACGTCGCCCACGCGATCGACGCCGGAGACGGTTCCCTGGCGCGGGACGCGGCAGCAAAGATCATGCGGCAGACCATCGCGGAGCTGGCACCCAGCTGGGACGACCAGCCCCGCGTCTTCGTCCCTGTGTCCAAAAACTAG
- a CDS encoding oxidoreductase, with product MASRIAMVTGASTGIGFDTAIALRAAGFTVYAGARRVEKMGPLEHHGITVMSLDVTSEESMASAVALVEAAHGHIDVLVNNAGYGSYGSLEEVPLAEGRRQFEVNVMGLARMTQLVIPGMRAAGSGRIINVTSIGGKIYEPLGAWYHGTKFAVEGMSDALRLELKPHGIDVVIIEPSGTNSEWGTIAGESLLATSGDGPYQQQAHVVAAALASTSGEGHVLSTPARVVANAIVRAATAKRPRTRYPVGRGAWSVLLMRRILPDRAFDAVFWNFYRRLAG from the coding sequence ATGGCATCCCGTATTGCGATGGTCACCGGGGCCTCCACAGGAATTGGCTTTGACACAGCCATCGCCCTGAGGGCGGCCGGGTTCACGGTCTACGCCGGCGCGCGCCGCGTGGAGAAGATGGGGCCACTGGAACACCACGGCATTACAGTCATGTCCTTGGATGTCACCTCGGAGGAATCCATGGCATCGGCGGTGGCGCTGGTGGAAGCGGCACACGGACACATCGATGTGCTGGTGAACAATGCTGGCTATGGCTCCTACGGATCCCTCGAGGAAGTGCCGTTGGCCGAGGGCAGGCGCCAATTCGAGGTCAACGTCATGGGCCTGGCCAGGATGACCCAGCTGGTGATCCCAGGGATGCGTGCCGCCGGCTCCGGCAGGATCATCAATGTCACGTCCATAGGCGGAAAAATCTACGAGCCATTGGGCGCCTGGTACCACGGAACCAAATTTGCCGTCGAAGGGATGAGTGACGCCCTGCGCCTGGAACTGAAGCCGCACGGCATCGACGTCGTGATCATCGAACCGTCAGGGACCAACAGTGAATGGGGCACCATCGCGGGGGAAAGCCTGCTGGCGACGTCCGGCGACGGGCCCTATCAGCAGCAGGCACATGTCGTGGCTGCTGCTTTGGCGTCCACATCAGGAGAGGGCCACGTGTTGTCGACCCCGGCACGGGTTGTTGCCAACGCCATCGTTCGGGCCGCGACGGCAAAACGCCCCAGGACCCGCTACCCGGTGGGCAGGGGAGCCTGGAGCGTCCTGTTGATGCGAAGGATTCTTCCGGACCGTGCGTTCGATGCTGTCTTCTGGAATTTCTACAGAAGGCTGGCGGGCTAG
- the epsC gene encoding serine O-acetyltransferase EpsC — protein MSFFARLKEDLDAARSHDPAARGSFENFFAYSGLHAIWAHRVTHRLWQNPALRFPARLISQLARFLTGIEIHPGATIGRRFFIDHGMGVVIGETAEIGEDVMIYHGVTLGGRSLAKVKRHPTIGDRVTIGAGAKVLGPITIGDGSAIGANAVVVKDAPPESIITGIPATWRHRDAKSETKPAVDPAEYYIEYRI, from the coding sequence GTGAGCTTCTTCGCAAGGCTTAAGGAAGACCTCGACGCCGCCCGGTCACACGACCCGGCGGCTCGAGGCTCTTTCGAGAACTTTTTCGCATATTCCGGCCTGCATGCCATTTGGGCCCACCGCGTGACGCACCGGCTGTGGCAGAATCCGGCGCTCCGTTTTCCGGCGCGCCTGATCTCCCAGCTTGCCAGGTTCCTGACGGGCATCGAGATCCATCCGGGTGCCACCATTGGCCGCCGGTTCTTCATCGACCACGGGATGGGTGTGGTAATCGGTGAAACCGCCGAAATCGGCGAGGACGTGATGATCTATCACGGCGTAACACTCGGCGGCCGTTCGCTGGCCAAGGTCAAGCGGCACCCCACCATCGGCGACCGCGTCACCATCGGCGCAGGCGCAAAAGTCCTGGGTCCCATCACCATCGGTGACGGCAGCGCAATAGGTGCCAACGCCGTCGTGGTCAAGGACGCACCTCCGGAATCCATCATCACGGGGATTCCTGCGACATGGCGGCACCGGGACGCGAAGTCCGAAACCAAGCCCGCCGTGGATCCCGCAGAGTACTACATCGAGTACCGGATCTAG